A window of Sagittula sp. P11 genomic DNA:
GCGCAGGTGTAGGTCATCTGCGCGTCGAGACCGGCCTCTTCCAGGTCAGCTTGGGTAATGACGGCATGGACGCCCGGCGCCTCCAGCGCGGCAGAGACGTCGATCCCCTTCAGCACAGCATGCGCCACGGGAGAGCGCAGGAAATAGGCCCTGAGCGCACCCTCCGGCACGATGTCGTCGACGTAGCGCCCCTGGCCTGTCAGGAACCGCGTGTCCTCGACCCGTTTGACCGGCTGGCTCTTGCCGAACTTCTCCATGGACACACTCCCTCACGCTTCCGGATTTGCCCCGGACCTTAGCCTTTACGGGCCAAGTGTCCAGAGCAGCCCGGTCAGCGCAGGAGCGTGACGATTTTCCGTGCACCGTAACCGTTGAAACGGGTCACGAGGGCGGTGGAATAGGCACCACAGGCATGGAACAGCAGGTAGTCGCCTTCCGCCAGATCTTCGGGCAGCGCCACCTGGTCGGACAGCCGGTCGAGGCTGTCGCAGGTCGGCCCGAAGACGGTATTGGCTACGGTTTCGCCCTGGCGCCGCTTGCCGTCCTGCGAATAGGCCGTTAGCCGCTGCGACGGGGAAAGGTCGCGCCACTCCGACAGGCCGCCGTAGATGCCGTCGTTCAGGAAGACCGCACCGTCGCAGACCGCCTTGACCTGCAGGGCCAGTTCGAACGCTTCGGCCACCATGGCGCGGCCCGGCTCGCAGACCAGAGCGGGGGCCTTCTCGCCGAAAGACACGCGCACGGCGTCGCGGATCGCGTCGAAGATCACCTCAAGGTCCGGTTCCGGGTCGTTGCGGTGCGCGGGGAAGCCGCCGCCGACGTTCAGCCGGTGCAGGGTCACGCCCGACTCTGCCGCGATCTCGGCCGAGGCCGCGATATAGGCCACCCAGGCCTGCGCGTCGCGGCACTGGGTGCCGGGGTGGAAGGTGATCGAGGGCACGCCGCCCTTCGCCTTCACCGCCCGCAGGAGCGCCACGGCCTTCTCCGGCGCCGCGCCGAACTTCGTCCCGAAGTCATAGACGGCACCGGCCACCGGCAGCTTCAGCCGCACGGCGATCTCTGCGCCCTCGATGTCGCCCAGCTTGTCCAGCTCGCTCATCCGGTCCACCGACCACGACACGACGCCGAAATCGCGCGCCGCCGCAACTTCTGCGCGGGAGCGGACGGGGTTGTGGTAGTGCAGCCGTGCCTTGGGATCCACGTCGCGCACCAGCGCCATCTCCTCGGGCGAGGCGACGTCGAAGGCCTGCAGCCCGGCGCGAGACAGCGCCTCGATCACCACCGGGTCGGGGTTCGCCTTGACGGCATAGGTCACTTCTCCGGGGAAACCGTCAATGAAACGGCGCGCCATGCGGGTCAGCCGTTCCGGATCGTAGAAAAAGACCGGCTCGTCCGGCAATTCCCGGGCCAGCCATTTCGCCGGGTCACTGTAGAAGGTGTCCTGTACAACCATGTGTTCATGTCTCCTGCTCGCGTTCCCCGAAAATGCCCCGACGCCCCTGCGATTCATATCGGCAAGACGGACAGAATGTGCCATTCTCTTCGTCAGAATGACGAGGATGACATGCAGATCGACGAAACAGACCGCAAACTGATCGCCGCGCTGGCCGAGAATGCCCGCGCCCCGGTGGCGGAACTGGCCCGCCAGCTGGATCTGGCCCGGACCACCGTGCAGGCGCGCATCGACCGGCTGGTCAGCAGCGGCGCCATTGCCGGCTTCACCCTGC
This region includes:
- a CDS encoding type III PLP-dependent enzyme: MVVQDTFYSDPAKWLARELPDEPVFFYDPERLTRMARRFIDGFPGEVTYAVKANPDPVVIEALSRAGLQAFDVASPEEMALVRDVDPKARLHYHNPVRSRAEVAAARDFGVVSWSVDRMSELDKLGDIEGAEIAVRLKLPVAGAVYDFGTKFGAAPEKAVALLRAVKAKGGVPSITFHPGTQCRDAQAWVAYIAASAEIAAESGVTLHRLNVGGGFPAHRNDPEPDLEVIFDAIRDAVRVSFGEKAPALVCEPGRAMVAEAFELALQVKAVCDGAVFLNDGIYGGLSEWRDLSPSQRLTAYSQDGKRRQGETVANTVFGPTCDSLDRLSDQVALPEDLAEGDYLLFHACGAYSTALVTRFNGYGARKIVTLLR